One Pseudomonadota bacterium genomic window, CGGTTCGCCCGATCGTCCTCTCCGCGATCGCCGAGGGCGGCAACCTCGGCGCGGCCGGTTTCTTCCACGGCCGCCTCACGTTCGGTGCGCTCGTCCAGCGCCTGGAGATCTTCGCCGGATACGACGCCGTGGTCTTCGGAACCGGCGACGAAAATCCGATCGTCTTCCACGGCCCGGTCGTCGGGATCCGCGGCTGGTTGTGATCCCCAAAGTTGTGTAAGATTCCGCTCGTGTCGGCTCGTCTCAAGACCGGACAAGTCCTCGAGGACAAATACACCATCGTGCGCCAGGTCGGCGGCGGCGGCATGGGGATCGTCTACGAGGCCGAGCACATGGCGCTCAACGTGCGCGTCGCCATCAAGGTGCTGCACCCCACCGAGGCCGACGATCCGAACGTGCTCGCGCGGTTCAAGGCCGAGGCGCGCTCCGCCGCCGGGATCCGTCACCGCAACGTCGTCGACGTGACCGACTTCGGCCTGACTCCCGACAGGCGGCCGTTCTTCGTGATGGAGTACCTCACCGGCGAGTCGCTCGCGGACAGGCTCGACCGGCGGAAGGCGCTCAACGAGCGCGAGGCGGTCGAGATCACGGATCAGATCCTGAGCGGCCTCGCCGCGGCGCACAAGAAGGGGATCATCCACCGGGATCTGAAGCCGGAGAACGTGTGGCTCGCAAAGGGCGAGGACGGCGCGGAGACCGTGAAGCTGCTCGACTTCGGCATCGCCAAGATCGTCGGCAGCTCGGTGGCGAGCCGCAACGTTCCCACCGTCGAGCTCTCGTCCCGCCCGACGACGCAGCAGGGCATCGTGCTCGGCACGCCGGGGTACATGGCGCCCGAGTCGATCACGGTCGGCGGCGGCTCGGACGCGCGCTCGGATCTTTTCGCGGTCGGCGTGCTCCTCTACGAGATGATCGTCGGGCGCAGGCCGTTCAACGGCGTCACGGTGCACGAGATCATGATGTCCACGGCTACGGATCCGGTGCCGCAGCCGAGCGTCCTGAAGCCGGAGATCTCCCCCGCCATGGAGAGGCTCATCCTGACGTCGCTCGCCAAGGAGCCCTGCGACCGCTTCCAGTCCGCGGAGGAGTTCCTGCGCCACCTCACGGCCGCCGCGGTCGGGCGGATCCCGGACAACGCGCGGCCCTGCGTGACGCGCGTCGGCATGCCTTCGGTCATCCCGCCGGCGGCGCTCAAGCGCGTGAAGATGAAGCTCCCGGATCCCGTGGCCGAGCTGTCGAGGAGCAGATCTGGAGACGCCCTCCGGCGCTCCGGGCTCTCGTCGAGCCGCACGGATCTCGGCCTTCGGCAGTCCGCGACGGCAGGACCGCGGCCCGAGCTTCGGCGCAGCCGCGAGCTGTCCCGCTCGGCTATCGAGCGCGGCGGCTTGTCGAAGACCGGCGATCGCGGGGCGCACAAGAAGAGCAGACGCCGTCTCTCCTTGCCGATCTCGCCGTTCGCCATCGTCCTGCTCCTCGGCCTCGGTGCGGCGTTCTACTTCCTCTACCTGCGCGACGGGCCGTGGCGCGAGATCGGCCACGAGGAAGCGTGGAAGCTGAACGGCCGCACCCCGGCGGGGGCGTCCGCGGACCCGGGCACCGAGGCGTTCTCGGCCAAGGCCTCGTCCTCGGCTTCCGAGGAGAAGGCGACGGGCGGGACCGTCACCATCTGGATCGACGTCGAACCGGTCGAGGCGCACTTGACGTTGAACGGATCGCCGATCGCCGATCGTCCGTTCACGGTGCCGAGGGGCGACGCCCCTATCCAGCTGCGCGCCACGGCGCCCGGCAAGGAGCCGCTCACGGTCGACGTCGTGCCCGATCGGGATCGCACGGTCCAGATCCGCCTGAGACCGTCCGGCGGGAAGCCGAACTAGGCGCGCGTCACCGCGCCCTCCTCCACCGCGAAGTCCACCCGCTCCCCGGCGACGACGACGTGCTTCCTGTGCGTCGTCGTGATGAACACCTGCCCGCCGACGCCGGCGAGGAACGCGAGCAGGCTCTCGTTGCGCGCGTCGTCGAGCTCGGAGGAGACGTCGTCGAGCAGCATGAGCGGCGTGCGCCCGGTCGCCGCGGCGAGCGCCCGCGTCTCGGCGATCTTCGCCGCGAGCACCGCGGTGCGCTGTTGCCCTTGTGAGGCGAAGCGCCGCGCGCTGCGTCCCTTGATCTCGATCTCGAGGTCGTCCGTGTGCGGCCCGGCCGAGGTGAACCCGCGGGCGAGGTCCCCTCTCCTTTCGTCCGCCAGCTTCGCCGCGAGCGCCGCTTCGTCCCGGACGCTCGGCGCGTAGGAGATCGAGCCGCCGCTCTCGAGCGACACCTCCGCGAGCGCTTCTGAGAAGAGCGGGGCGAGCTTGTCCGTGAACCGGTCCCGCGCGGCGACGATCCTCGCCCCGTGGGACGCGAGCTGCGCCTCGAACGCCTCGATGGAACGCTCGTCCGGTCTCTCGGCCTTGAGGAGCCGGTTGCGGCTCGCGAGGGCGCGCAGGTACGCGCGGTGCTCGGCCGGGTAGGTCCGGTCCGCTTGGTAGAGCGCGCGGTCGACGAACCGCCGTCGCGCATCCGGTCCGCCCTGCACGAGCTCCATGTGCCCCGGGTGGAACAGCACCATGGGGAGGTCGCGGAAGTGCCCGCCGTCCGCCCGCGGCGCCTTGCCGTCGACGCGAGCGCGGCGCCCGCGCTCACTGATGATCACCTCGCACCGCAGCCCCGCGGCGGCGCCGCCGAACACGCCCGAGACCCCGGCCTCGGCCGCGCCGTGCCGCACGAGATCGCGGCTCGTCGTCGTCCTGAAGGAGCGCAGCGCGCCGATCAGGTAGATCGCCTCGACGAGGTTCGTCTTGCCGCTGCCGTTGCGCCCGGAGACGACGTTGAACCTCGGCCCCGGCTCGATCGAGAGGCGCGAGATGTTCCTGAACTCCGTGAGGGAGAGCGCCTCGAGCTGGACGGTCGGCAGCGGCACGTGGCCTTCGCGCCGCCGGCTCAGATGCGCATCGGCATGATGACGCCGACGAAGCAGCCCACCGCGTCGCGCACCACCGCCGGATCGAGCGGGCCGGACAGCTCGACGTGGACCTCGTCGTCGGTGAGGACGCCGAGCACGTCGATGAAGTAACGGGCATTGAAGCCGATCTCGAGCTCCGTGCCCTCGTAACCGACGTCGACGAGCTCCGAGCTCTCGCCCACCGCCGGGTTGTCGGTGGAGATCTCGAGCGCGCCCTCGCCGAGGGAGAACTTGACCCCGAGCGTGCGCTCCGCCGAGACGACCGACACGCGGCGCAGCGCCTCGAGCATCGCCGTCCGCGAGGCGATGATCTTCTTCTCGAGTCCCCGCGGGATGACCTGATCGTACGGCGGGAACTCGGCCTCGATCAATTTGCTCGAGAGCACGAACTCGGCGATCTGCGCGGCCGCGCCCTCGGCCGCCCGCTCGATCTCGACCTCGCGGCGAACGAACAGGGAGCCCTCGCTCGTCCCGATCTGGACCGGCCCCTCCCGCACGTCGAGGAGCCGCTTCAGCTCCAGGACGCCGCGGTTCGGAAGGACGAAAGAGAAGTTGTAGAAGCCGCTCTCCTCGGTCTTGTATTCGGCCTTCGACAGCCGGTGCCCGTCCGTCGTCACCATGCGCAGCACCTTGCCGTCGCCCTGGAAAAGGGCGCCGTTGAGGTGCGGCCTGGTTTCGTCGCTGGATATCGAGAACGACGTGCGCTCGATCATGTCGAGGACGAGCGCCGCCTCGATGGTGATGAACTCGATCCCGGAAGAGTCCGGCATGTGCGGAAAGTCCTCGGCAGGCAGCCCGAGGAGCTTGAACTTCGAGCGCCCGCTCGTGATCTCGACCGACTCCTCGTGCGACTTGAGCGTGATGTCGCCCTCGGGCATGGCGCGCACGACCTCGTAAAGCGTCTTCGCCGGCAGCGTCACGGCGCCGCCCTTCACGACCCGCGCCGGGAGGGATCCTCCGACCGACACGTTCAGATCCGTTGCCGAGAGCTGCACCATCTTCGCGCCTTCGGCGGTGATGAGCACGTTCGACAGGATCTGCATCGAGCTCTTGCGATCTGCGATGGTCGTGGTCCTCGCCAAGGCCGAGGCGAGGCTCTGTTTCGAGAGGGTTATTTCCATGAACGACCCATCCTTGCGTTTCGGGATGCCATCCGGGTTCCACCCTTCTTACCAAAAGAACCCTTATTTAAAAACTAGAAGTCGTAGGGGCTGTGAAAATGTGAAAAGAAGGCGTTGGGTCAACCAGCGAGCCGTTTTGGGAAGAAACGAAAACAGTGAATAGAAAGAGGGGACGGCGACGGCGGACGAGACCAGGGAGATAGTCACAGGTAAACAACGGGAAAACAGAGGGGTTCTTCAACATGGTTTTCAACAGCGTCGGGCCGGGCGGGGAAGGGGACGACAGGTTCGAGCTGATCTCCCCGTTCGAGCCCCGCGGCGACCAACCCGCGGCGATCGAGAAGCTCGTGCGGGGCTTCGACGAGGGGATCGCCAACCAGGTGCTGCTCGGGATCACCGGCTCCGGAAAGACGTTCACGATCGCCAAGGTCATCGAGCAGCTCGGGCGCCCGGCGCTCGTCCTCGCCCACAACAAGACGCTCGCGGCACAGCTGTACTCCGAGTTTCGATCGCTCTTTCCGAACAACGCGGTCGAGTACTTCGTGAGCTACTACGACTACTACCAACCCGAAGCATACGTGCCATCGACGAACACTTACATTGAAAAGGACGCGTCGATCAACGAGCGGATCGACAGGCTCCGCCACTCCGCGACGCGATCGCTGCTCACAAGACGCGACACGATCATCGTGGCGTCCGTGTCGTGCATCTACGGCATCGGGTCGGCCGAGGACTACGGCGCGATGCTGATCCGCCTGGGCGTCGGCGATCACCTCGGGCGCGAGGAGCTGGTGCGCCGGCTCGTCGACGTGCAGTACTCCCGCAATGACGTCGACTTCGCGCGGGGGACTTTCCGCGTGCGAGGAGACGTCGTCGAGATCTTTCCGGTTTACGAGGACGAGCGCGCCGTGCGCGTGGAGCTGTTCGGCGACGAGATCGAGCGCCTGAGCGAGATCGATCCGCTGCGGGGCGAGGTGGTAAGGCGCGTGGAGCGCGCCGTTTTGTTCCCGGGATCGCACTACGTCGCGCCGACCGAGAAGCTGCGCGCGGCGATCGAGAGGATCCGCGAGGAGCTCCGGGAGCGGCTCGCGGAGCTCGCGGCGTCCTGCAAGCTCGTCGAGAAGCAGCGGCTCGAGGAGCGCACGATGTACGATCTCGAGCGGCTCGAGCAGCTCGGGCACTGCCCGGGGATCGAGAACTACTCGCGCCACATCGCCGGGCGCGCCGCCGGCGAGCCGGCCTCCACGCTGCTCGACTACTTCCCGGAGGACTTCGTCACGTTCATCGACGAGAGCCACCAGACCGTGCCGCAGATCGGCGCGATGAGCCGCGGCGATCGCGCCCGCAAGGAGACGCTCGTCGAGTTCGGCTTCCGCCTGCCGTCCGCCATCGACAACCGGCCGCTCTCGTTCGAGGAGTTCGAGGCGCGCGTCGGGCAGGTGTGCTTCGTGTCGGCCACGCCGGCCGAGCACGAGCTGCAGAAGGCCGCGGGCGAGATCGCGGAGCAGGTGATCCGGCCCACGGGGCTCATGGATCCCGTCGTCGAGGTGCGGCGGGCGGTCGGCCAGGTGGACGATCTGCTCGGCGAGGTCCGCGCGCGCGCGGAGAGGGGCCAGCGGGTGCTCGTCACGACGCTCACGAAGCGGATGGCCGAGGAGCTCACCGAGTACTACGACGAGCTCGACGTGCGCGTGCGCTACCTGCACAGCGACATCGAGACGATGGAGCGGACGGAGCTCCTCCGGGCGCTGCGCGCCGGCGACTACGACGTGCTCGTCGGGATCAACCTCCTGCGCGAAGGGCTCGATCTGCCCGAGGTGTCGCTCGTCGCGATCCTCGACGCCGACAAGGAGGGGTTCCTGCGCTCCGCGCGGTCGCTCATCCAGACGATCGGGCGGGCGGCGCGAAACGTCGACGGCGCCGTGATCATGTACGCGGAGAGGATGACCCCGTCGATGCAGGAGGCGATCCGGATCACCCGGGAGCGCCGCGCGAGGCAGGAGGCGTACAACGCGGAGCACGGGATCACGCCGACCACGATCCAGAAGGCGATCGACGAGATCGGCCCGGGGGCGGCGAGCGCCGACTACGCGCCGCTCTCTCGGAGATCGGAGCGCGGGGAGATCGCCGGCGATCCCAAGGCGTCCGCCGAGGCGCTGCGGGAGGAGATGCTCGAGGCGGCGGCGGCGTTGGACTTCGAGCGCGCGGCGGCGCTCCGGGATCGGCTGCTCGGGTTGTGCGAGGAGCACGGGATCAAGCTGCGGGGCTCCAAGGGGAGATCCGGCGGCGGCGGGCGCGGCGGGCGGCGGCGGTGAGCGAGGATTGGATGAATCGCCCGGGATCGGGTACTGCTTGTCGACGGCCGGAGAGTTGAGCCCGCTTTTTTCAGGGAGGGATCGATGGACAGGAAGGCAATCGCGGCGGCGGTGATCGCGGCGGCGCTCGCGATGGCGGGTCGCGCCTTGGCGGAGGAGAAGGCCGCGGAGAGCGCGAAGGAGCCCGAACGCGCGGCGCCCGGCGAGGAGGCGGCACCGGCCGAGCCGAAGGACTACCAGTTCTTGACCGGGCTCGACTTCTCGTATTGGGCCGTCGACGAGGGGACGACCGTGTGGGGACCCGGGATCACCGTCGGCTTCGTGCTGCTGCCCCGCCACCTCGAGATGGGCGTGACCGTGGGCGCGATGCTCGGCGGCCACCAGTACACGATCCCGGTCGAGCTGTCGTTCACCGTGCCTTTCTACGTGAAGGAGTGGCTCGCGCCGTACGTGAAGCTCGGCCCGACGGTCCTGACGGACAAGGTGCAGGAGGAGACGACGTACGACCTCGCCGTGTCGTTCGGCGCCGGGCTCGAGTTCCTCCCGGTCGGGTTCGATTGGGGACTGTACGTCGGCGGCGACTACAACGTGCGCACCCTGCACGACGCCCGCCACCAGGGCGGCTTCACGATAGGCTTCCACTACCGCGTCTGAAAAAAAACCCCGCGGAGCTGATCCGCGGGGTCTGCCGCTGGTGCCTGGGGACGGAGTTGAACCGCCGACACGGGGATTTTCAGTCCCCTGCTCTACCGACTGAGCTACCCAGGCGGCCGGCTCGACTGAGTATCTTCACGTCTCTTTCGATGTCAATGAGGAATCTCGGGTGGAAGCGGGCCGCGCCCAGCCCTCCTCGCGGAGGCGATCGAAGTGTCGCTCGAGGCGCGCGCGTTGGGCCGCGATGTCGTCGAGCCGCTTGAGCTCGAGCGCGGCGCGGCGGCCGAACGGCGTCGGCTCGAGGAGGTAGGAGCAGGCGAGGGCGATCCGCGCGGCGGCGCGGCCCTCCGGACGGACCATGGCCGCGATCCCGTCCAGGAGCGCGATCACCCGGGAGCGGAGCTCGGCCACGCCTGGCGGTGCGAACGCCTGCCCGGCCGAGAGCGCCGCGAGCTCGGCGAAGATCCACGGATCGCGCAGCGCACCGCGGCCGATCATCACCGCCGCGGCGCCCGACGTCTCGAGCCGCGCGACGGCGGAACGCGCAGCGCAGACGTCGCCCGAGCCGATCACCGGGACGGGCAGCGCGACCGCGAGCTCGGCGACGAGCTCCCACCGCGCGAGGCGCGTGAACCCCTCGCGGGCGAGCCGCGGGTGGAGCGCGATCGCGTCGACCCCCTCCGATACGAGCGTGGCGGCGAACGCGAGCAGCTCGTCGAAGCGCCCGGAACCGGGGAGGCGCAGCTTGACCGTGAGCGTCCCCGGCCAACGGCGGCGGACCGCGCGCACGATGGCTGCGGCGACGCCCGTGTCCGCGAGGAGCGAAGCGCCGGCGCCCGAGCGACGGATCCGCGGCGCGGCGCAGCCCATGTTGATGTCGATGCCGTCGGGCGTGATCAGGCGCAGCAGCCGCGCGACCGCGTCGTCCACATCGTCGTGGCGCGACGGCGCGATCTGCACGATGAGCGGCGGATCGCCCGGCTCGCGCCCGGCGTCGATCGGGATGCGGTGCGTCTCGTGGGCGCGGATCGCCGCCGGCGAGAGCATGGGCGCGTAGAAGAGCCCGCACCCGCCGAGGTCGCGGACGAGCGCGCGGAACGGCGGCTCGGTGAGCTCCGCGAGCGGCGCGAGGGCGAATGGCGGGATTACGTGTTTTCCGCCGACGACGAGCTTTCGCAACGCGACCTCCGGGTCGGATCCGCGTCGAGGGTGACGTAGATCGGGCAGAGTGGGAAGGAGAAGATCGGGCCGATCGGTCGGATCGGCAGAATCGGCCGGATCAATCCGGATCCATGGAACCCTCGCGTCCGGCTTGCTTGTCCGGCTTGCTTGTTGTCGCGCCCTGCCCGGGATGGTAGGTTTTTAGCGTGACGACCGCGGCCCGCATCGTATCGCGCACCTGCTCCAAGTGCGGCGCCTCCTATGAGGGCGCGGCGATGTTCTGCCCGGTCGACGGCACGCGCCTGTCCGGCGACAAGTGGGACGACGACGACCGCTGCGCCCCGATCCCGCCCGAGATCGACCCGTTCCTCGACCGCGTGATCCAGGGCCGCTACCGCGTAATAGAGCGGATCGGCGAGGGCGGCATGGGTGTGGTCTACGTCGCCGAGCACGTCGAGATCGAGAAGCGGGTCGCGCTCAAGGTGCTGCGCGACGACTTCTCGAAGCGGCCGGAGGTCGTCGAGCGGTTCCGCCAGGAGGCGCGCTCGGCGAGCAAGGTCGGCAACGCGCACATCGTCGACGTCACTGACTTCGGCACGCTCGAGGAGGGCGGTGTCTACTTCGCGATGGAGCTCCTGAGCGGCCGCGGCCTGAACGAGGTCTGCCGCGGTACGCCGGTACCGCTGGAACGCGCCGTTCCCATCATCGACCAGATCGCGCGGGCGCTGCAGGCCGCGCACGGAAAGGGGATCGTCCACCGCGATCTGAAGCCCGAGAACATCTTCCTGATCGAACGCGACGGCAACGCCGATTTCGTCAAGATCCTGGACTTCGGAATCGCCAAGATCTCGGACCGCGACTCCGAGGGGAAGCGGCTCACGAAGACCGGCATGATCTTCGGCACGCCCGAGTACATGTCGCCCGAACAGGCCGCGGGGCGAACGCTGAACCACCAGGTCGACATCTACGCGCTCGGGTGCATCATGTTCGAGCTGTTCACCGGCCGCGTGCCGTACGACGGCGACTCGTTCATGGCCGTGCTGACGCAGCACATGTTCGAGCCGATACCGATCCTCGAGGAGGTGAACCCCGAGACCGACGTGCCGCCGTCCGTGCGCGCCGTGGTGTACAAGGCGATGGCCAAGGAGACCGCGGACCGCTACGGGCAGATGGACGATCTGCGCGCGGACCTCGAGCGGGCGCTCGGCGACGCGGACTACGTCGTCGATCACCCGAACCGCGAGAGCACGGTCCGCTTCTCCGTGACCAAGAAGAAGATCCCGCCCGAGAAGATCGAGACGCTGATGGACTGGGCGCCCCCCGCGGGGACCACGGGCAGCGCGAAGCGGAGGAGCCGGGCGCCGCTCGTCGTCGGCCTGATCGTCGTGCTCCTCCTCGCGGCCGGGGGGATCGGCGCGTACATGGCCGGCCTGTTCGGTGGCCGGGGGCGCGGCCCGGAGCCTGCCGCCGGCGGCGCGGCGGGCGTTGCGGGCGCGGCGGGGGCCGCGGCGATCGAAGACGCGACGAAGGGCTCGACCGGAGACGTCGACGCCTCGCACAAAGCGGCGGACGACACGGCGGCGGTGGGATCGCCGCTCCAGGGCGCGCCCGCGCCGGCGAAGATCGAGGTGCACGTCTCCTCGGATCCCGAAGGCGCCGTGGTGTTCGTCGAGGGCATGGGGCAGGTGTGCTCCGCCGCGCCGTGCACCGTCGCGCTCGAGGGCGGTGCGCCGGTCCGGATCTCGGCGAAGAACGGCGACCGCGAGGAGAGGACCGCGTTCACCCCGTCCGAGGAGAACCGGGAGATCAAGTTCGATCTGCGGCCCAAGGGCGGCGGCAAGAAGCCCAAGGGCGGATCGGGCGGCGGCGCAGGCGGGGCGAGCGCGGGAAAGGAACCGCAGCAGGGCGGCTCGGGCCTCAAGATCCCCGATCTCTTCAAGAACAACTAGGGCTTCGCGCGATCGGCGGCGTCGCAGCGCGCGAGCTCTGCGCGCAACGCCGTGAGCTCGGCGTCGATAGGCGCGAGCACGAGGCCGGCGTCCGAATAGGCGAGGGCCTGATCCCGCCGGCCGAGCCTGCGGGCGAGGCGTGCCATCGAGGAGAAGATGCGCGGATCCGCGAAGTGCGAGAGCTCGAGCGCCTCGTGTCCCTCGCGTTCCGCGCGCTCTGCGAGCGCGGGATTCAGCGCGGTCGAGGCGCGGGACGCGAGCTCGGCGAAACAGGACTTGAGCTCCGCGTCGCCCGGGGCGGACGAGATCGCGTTGACGACGAGCTCGAGCGCCTCGGCCTCCTTTCCGAAGGAGAAAAGAAAGCGCGCCCGGTGTGCGAGGTACTCGGGGGAGGCGTCGCCGAGCGACTTGGCCACGCGCGCCAGCGCCGCGGCGGCCGCGGCCTCGTCCCCGATCGCGGAGGAGGCGCGCAGCTCGAGCGCGTCGAGCGCCGCGGTGTTGGACGGCAACGACGTGTTCTTCCGCAGGGCGGCGATCATCTCGAGCGCCTCGTCGGTGCGCCCGAGCTCCACGAGCAGCTCGGCGCGGAACATCCTGGCCGTGACGGTCGCCGTGGCGGAGGAGATCGAGCCGTCGATCGCGGCGAGCGCGCCCGAGGCGTCGCTCCGGAACGCGAGCACCGCGGCGTTGAAGATCGCGGCGTCGCGCGAGGTGCCGCCCGGCGTGCGCGGGTAGGAGAGCTTGAGCGACTCTCCGTCGGAGGACGCGGAGGTCAGATCGAAGCTGACCCCGGAGAAGGTGCGCTCGAGGAACGCGGCCACGTCCGGCCGCACGTCCGTGAACCGGGTCGCGCCGCGGCCGATCGCGACGTAAAGCGCACCGGGCGCCTCGGTGCTGACGGGATCTATCTGGCGCCACGCCGCGCCGTCCCAGTACGTCGCCCACATGTGGTAGACCCAGAACCCGCCCGGCGACAGGTACAGGCCGGCGACGAGCCGCGTCGGCACGCCGTGGGCGCGCATCAGCGCTGCGAACAGCACCGAGTGCTCGGTGCAATCGCCGGTGCCCTGCGCGAGGGTGGTCGCCGCGTCCGCCATCGAGAAAGTCGGCCGCTTGTCCGGAAGGATCGCGTACACAAATCGTGAAACGATATTGGCCACGGAGACCGGATCCTTCCAGAAGGCGACGGGGTTCTGGATCAGCGCGGCGCGCGCGATGACCGGGGTCGCGTTCGCGCGGCGGATCTCGGGCAGCGATCCGGAACGTCCGCCGGACCGGAGGAACTGCAGCGCGCGGCGGATCTCGGGCGCGTCGGAGTCGATGTACGCGGCGGGCCGCGTGTCCTCCGAAACAGGAGGGTCCCTGCCGTCCGGTGCGCCGGGCGCGACGCGGAGCTCGATCTCGAGATCCCCGACGCGGGAGATCGCCTGGTTGCGCGGCTCTCCGAGGAAGGAGAACGTCGCCATCGGATCCGAGCCGCCCGAGACCGCGATGCGGAACACGGCGTGGGTCGCGAGGGAAGGCAGGCCGAGGTAGGAGCGCGACAGGAGCGACGACGACGGGGGCGTGGCGTCGGTCGGGAACGGCGGGAGCTCGGCGACGAGCGAGCGGAGCTGATGGAGCGACGGGTACTCCTCCTGGGCGATCCGCCCGTCCTCGACGACGAAGGCGCGGACGAGCGCGCGGCAGCCGTCGTCGCGCAGCGCCGAGACCCAGACGCCGCCCGTGGGCACGCCGTCGATCGGGACGACGACAGGTGCGGAGCGCGAGAAGGAGATCCGGACCGGCGCCGCGATCCCCGGATCGTAGTACGAGAGCTCGGCGTCCGGGGAGGCGCCGCCGCGCGCAATGGCGGAGAGATG contains:
- a CDS encoding transglutaminase domain-containing protein, translating into MRRLRIALLPLFAALSACGPATLPATSPATPSPPPEPPSPSSSCGETPPLHAVYRVYVDGAYVGREVRIREHRFGPFGEELQIVSLLSRRLRAGPLDYDLTTIRAELTERDSGALLRGLFATLDPMLARISLVGFNGLGFDRAHETRASIFDPLATAPSPVALRGDETIGLRLSDHLSAIARGGASPDAELSYYDPGIAAPVRISFSRSAPVVVPIDGVPTGGVWVSALRDDGCRALVRAFVVEDGRIAQEEYPSLHQLRSLVAELPPFPTDATPPSSSLLSRSYLGLPSLATHAVFRIAVSGGSDPMATFSFLGEPRNQAISRVGDLEIELRVAPGAPDGRDPPVSEDTRPAAYIDSDAPEIRRALQFLRSGGRSGSLPEIRRANATPVIARAALIQNPVAFWKDPVSVANIVSRFVYAILPDKRPTFSMADAATTLAQGTGDCTEHSVLFAALMRAHGVPTRLVAGLYLSPGGFWVYHMWATYWDGAAWRQIDPVSTEAPGALYVAIGRGATRFTDVRPDVAAFLERTFSGVSFDLTSASSDGESLKLSYPRTPGGTSRDAAIFNAAVLAFRSDASGALAAIDGSISSATATVTARMFRAELLVELGRTDEALEMIAALRKNTSLPSNTAALDALELRASSAIGDEAAAAAALARVAKSLGDASPEYLAHRARFLFSFGKEAEALELVVNAISSAPGDAELKSCFAELASRASTALNPALAERAEREGHEALELSHFADPRIFSSMARLARRLGRRDQALAYSDAGLVLAPIDAELTALRAELARCDAADRAKP